From Salvelinus fontinalis isolate EN_2023a chromosome 30, ASM2944872v1, whole genome shotgun sequence, one genomic window encodes:
- the LOC129829050 gene encoding urotensin-2 receptor-like translates to MLHFSVQAASLFAAYNQAMTTVSMKPLLVLVERIPNATDPPFDSAPSSPENTAATFTIGCILSLMCLVGVSGNIYTLVVMCHSMRSAASMYIYIINLALADLLYLLTIPFVVCTYFLKGWYFGDAGCRILISMDFLTMHASIFTLTIMSTERYFAVLKPLDTVKRSKSYRKAIAVLVWVASLVLTLPMILRIQMMMVGSKAMCQPTISPLSYKVYITFLFCTSIVAPGMIIGFLYIGLARTYWISQTETFKQTKKLPNQKVLYLIFTIVLLFWACFLPFWIWQLLGQFHPSIDLSTKAKRNINYLTTCLTYSNSCINPFLYTLLTKNYKEYLRKRQRTCTAGSYFNRRNRFQRSPRRSLSSSSQQCTESFVLTHTPSQRTMHNNSL, encoded by the exons ATGCTACATTTTTCTGTTCAGGCTGCCAGTCTGTTTGCGGCTTACAATCAAG CGATGACCACTGTATCCATGAAACCCCTGCTGGTCCTGGTGGAGCGGATCCCCAACGCCACTGACCCGCCTTTTGACTCTGCCCCTTCCTCTCCCGAAAACACAGCCGCCACCTTCACCATAGGCTGTATACTCTCCCTCATGTGTCTGGTCGGCGTTTCCGGAAACATCTACACCCTCGTGGTCATGTGTCACTCCATGCGTTCCGCAGCGTCCATGTATATTTACATCATCAACCTAGCCTTGGCGGATCTGCTCTATCTGTTGACCATCCCGTTTGTTGTCTGCACGTACTTCCTGAAAGGTTGGTATTTCGGCGATGCGGGGTGCAGGATTCTGATCAGTATGGATTTCCTGACGATGCACGCCAGCATTTTTACGCTGACCATCATGAGCACGGAGAGGTACTTTGCCGTGCTGAAACCGCTGGACACAGTCAAACGGTCCAAGAGCTACCGCAAAGCCATTGCGGTGCTTGTATGGGTGGCTTCCCTGGTCCTTACTTTACCCATGATCCTCAGGATTCAGATGATGATGGTAGGTAGCAAGGCCATGTGCCAGCCGACCATCTCTCCGCTGTCCTATAAGGTGTACATCACTTTCCTGTTCTGTACCAGCATCGTGGCTCCGGGGATGATCATTGGCTTTCTCTACATCGGGCTGGCTCGCACCTACTGGATCTCTCAGACAGAAACCTTCAAACAAACCAAGAAACTACCAAAtcagaag GTCCTCTACCTGATCTTTACCATCGTCCTGCTGTTCTGGGCCTGTTTCCTGCCCTTCTGGATCTGGCAGCTCCTGGGTCAGTTCCACCCCTCCATCGACCTCTCCACCAAGGCCAAGCGCAACATCAACTACTTGACCACCTGCCTCACCTACTCCAACAGCTGCATCAACCCTTTCCTCTACACGCTGCTCACCAAGAACTACAAGGAGTACCTGCGGAAGCGGCAACGTACCTGCACGGCGGGCAGCTACTTCAACCGGAGGAACCGGTTCCAGCGCTCGCCCAGGAGGTCGCTGTCCTCTAGCAGCCAGCAGTGCACGGAGAGTTTCGTGCTCACACACACGCCGTCACAGCGCACCATGCACAACAACAGCCTGTGA